The following nucleotide sequence is from Luteibaculum oceani.
TCAAATTCACTTTCGTATTTCTTACGCCACCGGTAGATATTATTTAAATATCCGATGTTGTACTTCTTACAAATTTCTTCCGAAGTAAGATCGGTAGTTAGGTACTCCTTAATGACTTGCCTTTTGAAGGCTTCTGAGTAACGCGTTAATTGTCTCATTTTGATTGATTTTGTGTCAACCTATATCAGGACAAGACAATTAGGTAAAGAGCTTCTCATTTCTATTGAGTAAATTCTTTTTCATCTATCTTCTATTTATTGAACATTATTTCCGAGCTCTTTCGGGTATCGTATCGGAAGAGCAGCTGAGTTAATCCTATTTCCGTAAATTTGGATTATGGAAAAGGCAGTCCAAGACAAGCTAAATGAGTTGCAAGAAATTTGCAAGAAAAACAATGTAGCTGAGCTGTATTTATTTGGCTCGGCAGCAGGTGGCTTGTCAAACGGCAATAGTGATTTAGACTTTGCTGTGGTTCTAAAGGAAGGCTTATCACCAATAGAGCATGGGGATTCTTTTATCTCACTATTATTCGCCCTTCAAGATTTATTTGATCGTGAAATAGACTTGGTTTCGTACAGAGTTGTAAAGAACCCAATTTTTAAGCAAGAGCTTGATAAAACCAAGGTTTCGCTTTATGCCGCCTAGTGAAGTTTTAAAATATCTTTTGGATATCGAATCTGTCATTTCAGAATTGGAGCAAATTGTTCATCTTCATGATAATGACTATTTAAAGTTTCAAGGAAACTTTATGGCAGTTCGAGCTGCTGAAAGGGATTTAATGATCATAGGAGAGGCCATTAACAAGCTTAAAAAGTTAAATTTTAAGGGTCAGATTTCTGGAGCTCGTCAAATTATTGGGTTACGAAATTTGATAGCCCATTCATACGACTCTATAGATCCAACAATTATTTGGACCATTCTCCAAAAGGACCTTCCAGTTATGAAACAGGAAATCCTTGCTTTCAAAGGAAAATAAAAGTTAGTATTCACCTAACCATTTAAAACCCAAAAGCCCGATACAATACTGCTTCGGGCTTTTATTTTTCTGTTGTTGGTATAGAATTAATTACTGTCGCACCAGCTTTATGGGAGCACCATTCTCCTTGATTACAAGAAAATAAATCCCTGATTTCACTTCCGAAATGTCTACGGAACTACCTTCGCCAGATATTAATTCTGATCCTTTTGAATCGAGGACTTTCCATGGGCCTGTGAATAATTCACCTTTAGCTTTTAGGGTATAAACTCCCGTTTCTGATGGGTTTGGGTAACAGCTAAAAATCTTTTCTCCTGTCTGTTTAGCAGAATGGATTGAGGAAATGTTATCTGGCGTTAACCGGTATAAAGTTCCATCAACCGCAGGACCATCTAATTCACTTCTGTTGGTATCCAATTGAGGATTGTTGGGATCTCCGGTGAGATAAAGCTGAGTTATCTCTGTGCTACCATTAATTCCCCAATAATTGGCTTGAATTGTAGGCTTTAGGTTGACTTTACTTTGAATACTGTTTGGTCCATAATGCAATTCGATAATGCCATTTTCCCAAATTTTCAATTGAAAATTTATAGAATCTGCATTGGTGCAAGAACTGCTTTCTACTACGTTAGTATATTGAATTACAATGTGTTTTCCAACTACATTCTCCTTAACCCCCCAAATGATATAGGATGAAGGATCTCTTCTAAGGTTATCTTCCTTACTTAAATTAGTGTCGTAATTTCGATCTTGAAGGGTTCCGTTGGTAAATGAATAGGGAGAAATGGTTAATGCATTTAAATTGGTATCCATTAAAGCAATAAGGTTGCCGTCAAAAACAAGCCAACTTAGCTTTTCGCCAGCAATCAATTCCAGTTCAAAATTTTCTAGTTGAATCGGGCTAGCACCAAATTCTTCTTTCCAAGAGCCGTTGATTGGAAGAGTATCACCTGGAAAATTTGCGTATTGCTTGCTTTTAGTGCTAAGTGAATAGTCTAGTTGAGCAAAACAAGGGAAAGTCAAAAGTGAAATGGTCGTTAGAATAAGGGTGGTAAGGATTTTACTCATGTAATTAAATTTTTGTGAATAACGGTATATTTTTTTTTTTTTTTTCAAGTTTTTTTTGAATTCCAAGAAGGTATTATTAAAAGGTAATTAGAGTAAATCTCCTAAAGCTATGTAACTAGGGTAAAGCAGCTTCTAATTGATATTCAATCCACCCAAACCGTTTAAACCAAAAAGCCCGATACAATACTGCATCGGGCTTTTATATTTTAAAGTGTTTTCTCTTAACAGAACTCGTCGAAAGCGGCGGTTAAGTTTTCTGCAATCATTTCTGCAGCGCGCCCTTCGATATGGTGTCTTTCGATAAAGTGAACCAATTTTCCATCTTTAAACAATGCAATAGATGGTGAGCTAGGAGGATAAGGCAACATATACTTTCTTGCCTGGTCTACTGCTTCTTTGTCAAATCCAGCAAAAACGGTGGTGAACTTATCTGGAGTTTTTCCGTGCTTGGTGGCCATTTTAACTGCAGGTCTAGCGTTTGCTGCTGCACATCCACAAACCGAGTTAATCATAACTAAAACGGTTTCGTTACTCTTTATAGCGTTGTCTACTGCCTCTGCGGTTAAAAGCTCCTCGAATCCTACCTCGGTGAGTTCCGCCTTCATTGGCATTACTAATTCTTCAGGATACATAATTCTAAATTTTATGCAAAGATACGCAAACCCCTTGGCTCAGTTTAGCCTTTAACGCTTCTTCGCAAAAAAGCGCTTTAATATTTCCGAATTTTCGCTTTCCATTACATCCCAAACTACTTTAGTCTTGGGGTGGAAAGGGTGCAAAACTTGAGTTGAAAAACCCTTTTTTTCA
It contains:
- a CDS encoding HepT-like ribonuclease domain-containing protein, with the protein product MPPSEVLKYLLDIESVISELEQIVHLHDNDYLKFQGNFMAVRAAERDLMIIGEAINKLKKLNFKGQISGARQIIGLRNLIAHSYDSIDPTIIWTILQKDLPVMKQEILAFKGK
- a CDS encoding BrxA/BrxB family bacilliredoxin, which translates into the protein MYPEELVMPMKAELTEVGFEELLTAEAVDNAIKSNETVLVMINSVCGCAAANARPAVKMATKHGKTPDKFTTVFAGFDKEAVDQARKYMLPYPPSSPSIALFKDGKLVHFIERHHIEGRAAEMIAENLTAAFDEFC
- a CDS encoding nucleotidyltransferase family protein — protein: MEKAVQDKLNELQEICKKNNVAELYLFGSAAGGLSNGNSDLDFAVVLKEGLSPIEHGDSFISLLFALQDLFDREIDLVSYRVVKNPIFKQELDKTKVSLYAA
- a CDS encoding T9SS type A sorting domain-containing protein gives rise to the protein MSKILTTLILTTISLLTFPCFAQLDYSLSTKSKQYANFPGDTLPINGSWKEEFGASPIQLENFELELIAGEKLSWLVFDGNLIALMDTNLNALTISPYSFTNGTLQDRNYDTNLSKEDNLRRDPSSYIIWGVKENVVGKHIVIQYTNVVESSSCTNADSINFQLKIWENGIIELHYGPNSIQSKVNLKPTIQANYWGINGSTEITQLYLTGDPNNPQLDTNRSELDGPAVDGTLYRLTPDNISSIHSAKQTGEKIFSCYPNPSETGVYTLKAKGELFTGPWKVLDSKGSELISGEGSSVDISEVKSGIYFLVIKENGAPIKLVRQ